The Megalobrama amblycephala isolate DHTTF-2021 linkage group LG1, ASM1881202v1, whole genome shotgun sequence genome segment ACAGTCTGCGCACAGACAATGCTCCGTATCGCATGATGCTGCACGCCTACTTCCTCCACATTCCTCTAGAGAATGAACCCATCCATGTCATAGCCCCAGATCCCTTTACACCCAGCCTCGACCTCAAATGGGCACCACAAAGATGTGTGAACATTCTGGAGGATTTACTGAAGAATATTTTAACAGAGCCACAAGCTGAGATCCAAGAAGAACCCGAGCCAGTGCGCAGGAAGAGCAGCCCAGTGGAGAGTGAGGAGCAACGGGCACAGTGTCAGCAGTGGTTATGTGAATGGAACGTGGACTGAGGAACACTCGCGCTGTTTTACCAGTTAACTGCTCAAGCTACACTGCAGGCTGCTTATAGGGTACCCTCTTCTTTAAAGGCCAGCCCTCCTCAAGAACAGTGTACAGGAAGAACTGAAGGCATAAAGGGGCATTAAACCATTTGGCTGATCTGTGTATGAAGATCGCTGTGAGTGAAAGTGCATTATGGAGACCCCCCACGCTTATGTCATCCTACACtagcgttcaaaagtttggggtcggtaagatttttaaaatgttttttaacttttttttttttcgtctcttatgttcaccaaggctgatcagaattgcagtaaaaacagtaatattgtgaaatattattacaatttacattAACTGCGTTCTATTTTcatctattttaaaattgtatttattcctgtgacagcaaagctgttttttttttttttttcagtcattaTGACACAACAGtcctcagtgtcacataatccttcagaaatctttctaatatgctgatttggtgctcaaaacaaatttcttattattatcaaagttaatattttgtggaaaccatgatacattttgttTAAGGATACTTTGATGAAATGGAAGTACAAAAGAGcagcatatatttgaaataaaactttttgtaacattataaatgtcttttattcAGTTTAGTGTCTCCttgctgaatatatatatatatatatatatatatatatatatatatatatatatatatatatatatatatatatataaaatatggtaacactttacaataaggttcatttgttaaactattaactaaattaatgtattaactaacatgaactaaccatgagcaaatgagcaatacatttgttactgtatttactaatcttagttaacattaatgaaaatacagttgttcattgtttgttcatgttagtttacagtgcattaactaatgataacaaaattttaataatgtactagtaaatgttgaaattaacaaagattaataaatgcggtaagtgcagttcattattagttcatgttaattaatataatgttaactaatgaaccttctTGTAatgttatcatttttttttttttttaaatcttactgacccccaaCTTTTGAAGCTGAGAGaaagaactttttaaaaaacaaacccccattaaagagacagttcacccaaaaatgaaaattttgtcatcatttactcacccctaaagttgttcaaaacaaaaaaagatgatattttgaagaatgtgggtaaccaaacagttgatgggccccactgatttccatagtattttatttttcccctctatggaagtcagtggggtccatcaactgtttggttacccatattcttcaaaatatcttcatgttcagcagaagaaagaaactcatacaggtttagaacaacttgaggatgagtaaatgatgactgaattttcatttttgcgtgaactatccctttaagtgcctTTACCTCTTTCAAGTATGCTATGTGTACAAGTGGTATTATTCATTGTATGAATGCATAACTGTATGGTTTTAAGttaacatttgtgtttttaaatcaagtttttcagtaatttattattttaattagtttttgttGCAGTCTAGAAGGGGCCAAAACTCACCGTTTTGTCCACTAGACAAACAGTCAAGTTATAACAAACAGTCAAGTTATAACAAACAGTCAAGTTATAACAAGTTAATTTCTGTACTTAAATTGTGTGAAGCATGTTTGTAGAAATCCATTGCTTAAAATTGACTGAACGATCCCTACCTCACAATCTGAAATTGTAGCTTTGAAACATGAAATTTCATCTCTCTCTTTATCTACAAAGtatttttcttgcatgtcatccGGTTCCTTACACCGTTAGATAACCTTTGTACAGCTACAGTGGCAGTCACATTTGCCGTTGTTTAGTGAGTTTTCAAAATCTAGTcattttaacaagaattcatgTGATCGAGAATTTCGCATTAGGGTGAAATATTCTTTCAAAAGGTTCCTGTTGGTCACATGGATTCATTGCTTTGACCAGcagaaagctgcttgatttGAAAGTGATCtctgagctgtgcttcatacattgCTACATTATTGACAATAGACTCTTTTAGCCGACCGAAATTTCATGAATGTGACCACACTTAGCTAAAGGAATGTGTTGTTTGGTAAAAGCCCCCAAAACATGCTGTGATCACTTAAAACGAGTCTTaaaacttttcttaaaaaagcatttattagcATCTGTAATCTGTCTTTGCACGCAGAACAGGTTTAGTGTTGCAGAAATTGTACTGTTCAATAAATAAAGGCCCTTCTGTCTAACAGCTAATCACTGTGTTGTGATATTTTTCCCAGCCAGGAAAACAAGACTGTGGTGTGCACAGCAGCGACATGAAATGAGAAACATTAACAGAAATCTAAAAATACTGACATGAAAAGCAGGAGATATGTGGTGTTTGCGTataatacacacatttatacattttagatTCTATGTTAACATAGCCATGAACACAGTAAGGGATTTTTACTGCAAGTGGTCACATCTGTGAACAGAATTAATATTGGCATTTCTAGAGCAAGGGAGGGCTGGGGAATATTAGTCCACATTGGTTCCTTTGGTCCCAGAATGAAAAAGTGAGCAAGACACAAACTGAAGTTCAGTCCTAGATCTGGCTGAGAGGGAGGAATTTCTGGTAGTAACTCTTGGTAACGTCGATCATCAGTTCCTGTGTACATTCAGGGAGCTCTCCTGAAAATAAACCTGAAGTAAAGAATAACAAAGAAGCTTACATTTTGCAAGTGATATCAATTCATTGTtggcaaaatataaataaaataaatccacTTCACTTACATTACCAGATGACagtaataataaacaataattcTAATTAAAGAGCATAATATATCTGAAGGTGTTGACCTGGACAGCCAGAGAAAACTGTAAATGGAGGAACCACTGTCTCTGGGGGAAGGACAGTGTTATCCAGTATCTTACAACAGTCCTTCAAGACACAGCGTCGACcctaaaagaaaacatgctttATCACCGCAAATGTCACACCCACAAAACAAATGAGAGGATACAGATGATACTTACAATCACACAGTTCTTGCCAATGTGGACATATGACCCTATCTGAGCAGCGTTCACAACACAGTCCTCCTCTATGAACACATGGTCCCCAATATGCAAGGGGAAGAAAGCCACGCTAATGTACACAGAGAGCAAACATAAGCAagttaaaggcttagttcacccaaaaatgaaaattctgtcatttattactcaccctcatgtcgtttcacacccataagaccttcgttaatcttcagaacacaaattaagatattttagtttaaatccgatggctcagtgaggcctgcatagccagcaatgacatttcctctctcaagatccattaatgtactaaaaacatatttaaatcagttcatgtgagtacagtggttcaatgttaatattataaagcgacgagaatatttttggtgcgccaaaaaaaacaaaataacgacttatttagtgatggccgatttcaaaacactgcttcatgaagcttcggagcacagatgaatcagcgtatcgaatcatgattcagattgcgtgtcaaaccgccaaactgctgaaatcacgttactttggcgctccaaacagcagattcgacacactgattcatctgtgctccgaagcttcatggaagcagtgttttgaaatcggccatcactaaataagtcgttattttggggttttttggcacaccaaaaatattctcgtcgctttataatattaatattgaaccaccgtactcacatgaactgatttaaatatgtttttagttcattaatggatcttgagagaggaaatgtcattgctgtgaatgcaggcctcactgagccatcggatttcatcaaaaatatcttcatttgtgttccgaagatgaacgaaggtcttacgggtgtgaacggcatgagggtgagtaataaatgacagaattttcatttttgggtgaactaactcttaaATCATACACATTCCAGTTCATCAGTGAGAAAACAGATGCTTTACATTAAATCCGTAGCATTACTCACCCTTTGCTGAATTTTTTAAACGGCGGTCTGATCACACTACGACTTTTAATGACACAGTGGCGCCCAACTCTGACATTAGCAAGATCTCCTCTGATGATACAGTCATTCATCACGATAGTCTAAAATACAGACCATTTCAGAAAGCTAGCACATTTGCTGATGAAAATAACAGAACGAAACAGAGGAAAAAGCTCACTTTTCCATTGAGGACGATGTTTTGACTGCCGCAAAGCACCGACTGTCTGCTGACTTTGTTGCCTGATGCCTGGAGAGAACAAATGTCAATCTTACCACCACCATCATCATATGACGCTCCAGCTTTAAATAAACTACATGTGCAACTGATACAGACGTTTACTGACTGGTAGGTTATGACAAACCAACACTTTTGCGCTGGCGGTAACGTTATCATCTTTGTTTATTAGAAAACATAGTAGGTTTGCAAAGACAAACTAGTCGGTCAGTTGattctgaatttaatatttGCAACCGCGTGATTCAACTGAAGAATATTATAACATACCGTCTCGATGTATTCAGCCTTGTTGTATAATATTTCACACAACTCCATCTCTGcacaattttattgttttgttggcGAAACCCCTTCGAATGTCCGGCAGCTGTCAACCGCTCCCTCGCTATTTCCGCTTCCGGTTAGTGCCAAGATTGCAGAACATcgttcaagattttttttttttttttaatttattcattggTATATACCCATCAAGTGAATTTTTAAGACAACACTTTAATTTGGAAGAAAATACCTGTAATTTTGTCAAGTTGAAGTGatcgtcttttttttttttcttgtgtgtttCCAAATATTTTCTGGAAAAATATGTCTTATTGGTTGGAGACAAAGATTCATTCACTGCCCACTTTTGCTAGGAAACATATTATGTTTGGAATGCTGTTggatgataaaaataaataaataaataaaaattattaatgtaatgtagATTCTGGGGAAATTCTTCATTCATAAATGCAAATGTATGAAGACGAAACCTTATTTTTCTATATTCAAAAGAGACTTTATTTGTAATTACTTTCCATCATTGGAatgtatgaaaatgaaaaaggCCCTGAAATTTGTTGGAATAATACAAGACCTTGATCACTTAGAAGAGGAATGAAAAGACCCcttcttaatttttttatttattatttttttaaatatgtgtaaaataaataaataaaaaagatgaaATGTTTTAGATTATTTTCATTGCAAATGTACAAACATGTTAATGAGAGaattaaatatgtaatatttattaatatgcataTAATCTATAAAAAATAATCGAACAGTAATTTCCAAATGTTGTTAgtttcttttaaatataaattttacaTAAATGTGTATGCGTTTTATGCTTTCAAAATGGTTTCCATatcaaatttgatttttttttttcataatcgTTTTTCTGAAAGTGTTTTatacatttacttattttacaTAAATGCAAAATACTGTTAGACCGCATGATGGCGCTGCTGTATCGTTTCACAGTTTTGAGTCCCGCAGTACGGAGGTGGTATTATTTTAAAACGTGCCTTATTAATCCATAGCTGTATGTGCTCGTGGGCTCGAATCCCAACCACGTGGTTGATGAGCTTTTATCAGCACATCAAAAATGATTAGCCTATGTCAGAATGATGTGAACATTTACTATGCAAAAGTTAGTGTAATAGGCCTATGCTCTAATAATAGCCTACAGTAAAATCTAGTGATTTAGCTTGCACTCTAAACCAGCTGagtttttttcagtgtttgtttttatcACATAATAAATTCTCTGCTCTGCAGTATTTCTGTTTAGTCTTGAGTCTGGGAATAGCCTCctgaatgcacacacacacagcccccTCACCTTGACTGAAATGTGCTCAAGCAAATGCAGTGTTGTGTAAGACGGTCCTGTAATCCCTCGCTGACCACATCTGTCAGCTTGAAATTCTCTTATAGTTATACAATACCACAGATCAGTTATCACAATGTCACAGCAAAGGTCACTTTGACATTGAATCGACAAGTTATTAGATTGTACACACAGCTATGTGTTGTGCCCACAACTTACATCCCCAAAACTCCCGATATCACGGTCTGTTGCCCTTCGTGGGTCTTTAACAGAAACAGTTAACggtaaaaaatctatttttattagACCAGGCAGAGAAATGTGTTCATGATTGGCTGCTGGCGTCTGTGTGGGAGGATTTGTCTTGCCCATTTGAGACTTTAGCTTATCGATAGATTTACATCAGGAAACCATATCCAGCATTTGAACTCAAGAAACTGTTTATGTTTCCAAGCACTAAAGAGGAGCCTTTATCTCCTTGTGTATCTGCTGAAGAGACTGTTTTGATATTCACATAAGCGAGACTTTCGCTGATTTCATCAACTAATGTGGTGTTTATTCTGTCTTGTCCAGAGATGACGAGATGTTTGTCGGggttctttaaataacaaactATTTTCATAGGCTACTTTTCTGAACGCATCTCTTAGCAGTGAAGTTCTCAGCACTAGCTGAGCTAAAAATAGTTCAGGGGTCATAGTGTCTAGAGAATGTGCTTTTaggtactg includes the following:
- the dctn5 gene encoding dynactin subunit 5 is translated as MELCEILYNKAEYIETASGNKVSRQSVLCGSQNIVLNGKTIVMNDCIIRGDLANVRVGRHCVIKSRSVIRPPFKKFSKGVAFFPLHIGDHVFIEEDCVVNAAQIGSYVHIGKNCVIGRRCVLKDCCKILDNTVLPPETVVPPFTVFSGCPGLFSGELPECTQELMIDVTKSYYQKFLPLSQI